Within Paenibacillus sp. RUD330, the genomic segment CTCAGCGGCGTCATTGGGATCGGACACGATCAGCCTGGCTCCATCCTCGTATAAATACCGGCACAGCCGGAAGCCTACTTTGCCCAAGCCCTGAACGAGCACCTTGAGATCGTAAAGGGACGGCAGGCCAAGACGGCAGCCGACGGCGGCCTTCATTCCCTGGTACACGCCGTATGCCGTCATCTCGGCCGTAAAATCATCCTGCGCCATGATGCTTCCCGATGTATCCGTTACATAGGAAGTCTGAGTTTGAATCGCGTCCATGTCCTGGATGCAGGTGCCCAGGTCAAGTCCGGTTATATAACGGCCGCCCAAGCCTTCAATGAACCGTCCCAAGGACTCGAACAGCCGCCTCCTCCCGTACTCTTCGCCCGGCAGCTCCGCCGTTCCGGTGCTCCCTGCTCTCCGCTGCGCCCATGACGCTTCCGGGCCGGACTCCTCCAACCGCGCGGCGGGATCCCGCCAGACGACAGCCTTCCCTCCCCCGTAAGGGAGCTTGTAGGCGGCGTTTTTATACGTCATTCCCCGTGCGAGACGCAACGCATCCTGCAGGGCATCTTCCTCATCGCCGTATGTCATGTACCGGCATCCGCCCAGCGAAGGTCCTGCCGCCGTGTTATGAATGGCGACAATGGCTCTCAGACCGCTCTCCGCATCATGGCAAAAGGCGATCTGCTCGAAGCCGCCGCCGATTATTTCCCGGAAAATAGTCATGTGCTGTTCCTCCTCGCCCTGAAAGGACTACATTTCTATGCGAGGATCATTTCCGATATGCCCAGTCGAGGCCTGGACCGCATGGGCAGCATCCTAAAATCAGCGTATGCACATTTGCACCTCCCGCCCAAACATCACGGGGGCGCTTGCCGTATGATGTGGCATACCACAAGAAAGGGGATTTGACACATGTCTTACGGAGTTGGCGGAGCAGTTGGCGGCGTAGGCGCAGGCTGCGGCTACGGCGGCGGCTGGGGTTACTCGAGCACGGGCGCCATTCTGGTTCTCTTCATCCTGCTGGTTATCATCAGCCGCGCATTCCTGTACTAGTCTTGGACTGGGCAGGTTTCACGTATAATTGAATTCGGACCAGAGGCCTCCTGAAGGATTTCCTTCAGGAGGTTTTAGCTTTCCTTCAGAGGCCGATGACATCTGGAAATGGCCGAGCGCACATTTGTCCTCCCCATCCAATCGACATGCGAGGAAAAATCATGCGCTGCATCATTCCATTGCAAAGGAGAGTTGAAATGGCCGAAAACGTAGAAGGCGCAGAAACCGTCGAAGCCGCCCGTGGCGGCTTTTGCTATTCCAGCATAGGCGCCATCCTGGTACTCTTCATTCTGCTCGTCATCATCAGCCGCGCATTCCTGTACGAGTCCGAGGACAAAACGAAATGCCTTCTGAAGGCAGGCAGCCTTCAGGAGGCTTTTTCTTGCCGTTTTGATTCCGCTGGAAGCCGGATTCGAACGCGAACGTAGCCAAGCGCACATTTGTCCTTCCCGTCCAATCGGCATGCCTTCGCGGCTCATACATTGTAGCATTCCACAACAAAGGAGTTTTGACATGTCTGAATATGTAGAAGGCGCAGAAACAAAAGTTGAAGCCGTTCGCGGCGGCGTAAACAGCACCGGAATCATTCTGGTTCTCTTCATTCTGCTGGTCATCATCAGCAGCATTTTCTTCGTCTAAGCAGCTCCTCGGCAGACGCCGGATCGCTCGCGATCCGGCGTTTTCCCATGCTCTCAAATGCCGCCGAAGCTTTCATCGGCGCGCACGCCCATTTCTCGTCTGATGCCCTTCCTGCCCAAACATCCCGTTCCGCTCCCGCGTATGATGTGTTATCTCAAGCGAAAGGGGATTTGACAAATGTCATACGGCGTTGGCGGAGTAGGAGCAGGCTGCGGAGGAGTCGGATACGGTGGTGTGTGGACGAACACTGGAGCCATCCTTGTTCTCTTCATTCTGCTGGTTATCATCAGCCGGGCTTTCCTCTATTAGCATAGCATGAGGAAGGTGCAGCTGGGCTCGCGCACAATTGTACCTCCCGCCCAAACATCACGATGGCAACAATCATAAAATAACTTATTAAACCTAAGGGGGATTTGCACATGTCTTACGGAGTTGGCGGAGCAGTTGGCGGCTACGGCGGCGGATTCGGATATTCCAGCACAGGCGCTATTCTGGTTCTCTTCATCCTGCTGGTCATCATCAGCCGCGCATTCCTGTACTAGTCGCCCTTTAGTCCCCTAGTCGATCCTTGTTCTGCGGAACAAAACCAACCCTTTCCGCCATGCGGGGAGGGTTTTTAATTGCATGATTTAAACTTTTAAATTATTCTGAAATCAATAATTCGATCTCCGGCTATACAGCATGGCTTGGAATCGCCGATGGCATGAAGGAATCATTCCATTCTATCATGCAAGGCGCATTCGGAATGCAGCTATGAATCCGGCAAGGATGATAACAGCTGAAAACCGGGGCATTTCAACAAAAACCGCATGAAAAAGACGAAACCAGACAGGAATGAACGGCAAAATAACCGCTTTTGGGCTTTATTGGCTGTAATTCACTTCAAAAAGAGGGGCAGGGTTGTTTAAACACGAACATTCAATCTCAATGAGAGCTCTGCCGATCGGAATCAACCCCCGATTTTTCTCTCTCACAGACTTTATCCCTTACGTCGCCCCTCCCTCCCGAATAATGCCTTTCATGTGTCCAGCAGATCCAGCAGATCCAACAATCGATTACGTTTGCTCTGGCACGGCCAGCCGACCGCCTCAGACGACCAGCTCCGCCACAACGCCGCATCCCGCCTCAAAGGAATGCTGCCCTATGGCAAGCAACCGACTATATCCTCACTTCTAGCGGAACAGTCGTCCGGCCGATGTCAGGCATGAACCGAAAAGTTTAATAAGCATAAATAAATTCCACGCAAAAACCGATTCAAACAGTTATTATAATTAGATATCCCTTGCAATGAACGTTTAATTTAGATACATAATTTCCTTGGAGCGGATTTTGAACTTGGCGAAACAAAAAGACCCGTCGCAGGGAACGGGCCGATCTCGACGAAAACCAATTCGGCCGAGGCGATGGAATAAAAAGGCGGCAGCGGACAAACCGGATGTAAACCTGCGGCAAGGTGACGATGAGGCTGCTCAGCAAATCTCGGCAAAACGCCCATGAATGCCGCTCAGCCAAAGGGAAGATCGCAGAAATACGCGCATAGGCGTCATCATTCAACAAAAACCGCACAAACGAACGGATGTCGGAGAAATTGAACGGGGAAACAAGTTCATTTAGGCTTTTTTGGCAAATATATCGGAGAAAAAGAGGGAGAGACTGCATTTATTCCGAACATTAAACACATACCCACATTGCAACGAACGGATTCAAGAGCCTTCCAGGCTGCCATTTGCCATCAAACCGCCGAATCGCCTCTCCCTCCCGAAGATTAGAGCCCGGTTTCAACGGCCGTCCCTTTCCTGTCGTTGCGGGCGGCCCCTTCTTCTTCGCGGACAAAGCGGGGAAGCGTGAAGATATAGATGACGAAGGTCAGCAGCAGCAGCACAGCTATGAACAGGTACAGCCCCAGCAGCGTGAAATGCGAGGGGTACAGCCAAGCGATGAGGCCGAGCATCAGCGTCTGTCCGGCCATCATGATAGGATCGATCCAGGCGCTCACGCGCCCCATCTTGGAAGGCTCCACCAGCTTGGGCAGCCAGCCGCCGATGACGATGTTGAGCGGAGCGAGGATGATTCCCATCACCAGAATTAGAGTCAGGTATATCCAAGGAGACGCTACAAAGCCCAGAACCAAGGCGATCAGGCCGGATGCCAGGACGCATGCGATGAGAACTTGATGCATCTTGAATTTATCGATCAGCATGGAGCCCAGCGCGCTCCCCGCCAGGAAGCCGATGCCGAGAAAGACGGAGAACAGCGAGGCGTACAGCTGGTAGTTGTCCGGGGCCAGATGGTATTTCATCGTCAGCATGGGCAGGATCGCGAAGGAGCCGTTGATCAATCCGAACAACGCAAATCCGGATATCAGGGCAATCAGAAGCTTGCGGCTGAAAATATACCGGAAGCCGACGCTGAAATCCCCCCATACCGATCTCATATTGAGGGAGGAGAGCGGCTGCTTGCCGTTCGGCAGCGTCACCTCGACGGGCAGCTTCAATGAGCGGATAAGAAGGGCTGTGAGCAGGAATCCGACCGTATCGATGATTACCGCGCCCATGATTCCGACGGTATGGTACACAAAGGCTCCTATTCCCGTTCCGAACAGCATGAACACTCCGAATACGGATTGGTTCAGTCCCGAGGCCTTCACGTACTGATCTTCCTTCAGGATGCCTTGAATCATCGCTGTTTCGGCAGGGGCATAGAACTTGGTCACACCGGCCCGGACGAATAGGATCAGGAAGATGATCGGCAGCCATAGCCCCGCAGCCAATGCTCCCAGCATGCAGAGCGACAATCCGGTGCGGATCCATCCGGTATTCTCTGCGATCTTCTTGCGGTCAAAGCGGTCTGCGAGCACTCCGATAAACAGAAAAACGAAGACGGTAGGCGCGGAGTAGAGCATTTCAGCGATGGAAGCATAAGCAGGCTGGGAGGAAAAACGATCGAGCATGTAAAAGGCGAACGCCATCGCTCCGATCGTAGAGGCCAGCTGAGAGCAGACCGTAGCGAGAAACAGGCGCATGAACACCCCGTTGCGAATCAAGTCCTTCAAGGTCGGTCATCCTTTCGGTTCCATAATGTCGTTGTCAATTGACCTCATTATAGAACCCGTCAGCGGCGCCTCCCAGCGGCGCGGGATGGAACTGCGCCTCCTCCTGCGGACGGAGCGCCCGCTCCTCCTCCGGATCTCCCCGACAATGGCCGGCCCATCATGGCTGTCTCTCCCCGGAACCGTTCAAGAAATCAGGAAGCTCCTCGCGAACCGTTCTGGAATTCCAGCCCAGCTCCATGCCTACGTCCTCCCCTATCGGATGATTCCGGGAAACAAAGGTTGTCTGCATGCAAAAAAAGACCCTTGCTCCGTTTGGAGACAAGAGTCTTTGCTCGCTTCAGTTTCAATGCCGGTCCTTGAACTCTCCGACCTTTTCCTGGACTTCGCCTTTGGCTTTATCCAGCTTCCCTTCCGCTTGAAGCTTGTGGTTGTCGGTAGCGTTGCCCCATTGGTCCTTGGCTTCGCCTTTCACCTTGTTGACTGCGCCCTTCATTTTATCGCTAAGTCCGTCTGCCATGGTTATCGCTCCTTTTCCTGTTGTAGCGGGTATAGTATTCCTTACCCGCCACGACCCCAGGTTAAACGGAGATAAAAATCCGCGGCGGCCTGCAAGGAAGACAACAAGCTCCCGACTTGGCGCTGCATCCCGGTGCTCCTCACATTGGGATGGGCATGCATTCGGGAGAGCCATCTTCCCGGGAATGAAAAAGAACCGCATGGAGGATGTCCATGCGGTTCTGCCATGCGGTCGCATCCGGGTCGGCCCCGGATGCGGCACGGATTAGTAAGCCAGGGAGAACAGGCCGTTGATGTGCGACAGGTAGCGGATGTTGGAAGCTTCCTTCATCAGCGTGGCCGGCAGGCCTTTGAGGCGGGTCTGGTTGCCGCCGATCGTGCCGATTGCATCCTTGCGGCCGAGCGAACCGAGCGTACCGGAGAAGACCGGTGAGAACGAGTCCAGCTGATGACCGTTGAAGTAGGCGTACATGTTGGCGCCGATGAGTTCGCCCATCTGCCAAGCCAGCTGAGCCGTAGGAGGGAACGGACGTCCTTCCGGACCCATGACTACAGCGCTGTCTCCGGCAATGAATACATCCGGATGCGAGGTCGACTGCAGGCCTTCCGTAACCGTGGCGCGGCCGCGGTTGACTTCGATGCCGGAGTTGGCCACGACGGCCGTGCCTTGCACGCCGCCCGTCCAGATGACCGTGCTCGATTCGATCGTGCTGCCGTCCTTCAAGGATACGGTCGTGCCTTTCATTTCCGTGATCGGCAGGCCGGTTTTGAACACGACGCCGCGCTTCTCGAGGGAAGTCGTCGCGCGCTCTACCAGCTCGGCCGGGAAGCCGGGCAGGATCGTAGGAGCAGCCTCGACGCAGTACAGGGATACTTCGTCATAGCTGATGCCGTGTTTTTTCACGAGGCCGGGCAGCATGTCGGCGAATTCGCCCACAAGCTCGATGCCCGTCAGGCCGCCGCCGCCGACGACGAACGTCAGGTCGGCTTTGTTGCCGGACTGCTTGTATTTCGCCACGGATGCTTCGACATGGGCTTTCAGCTTGTTCGCATCTGCAACGGATTTCAGCGTGAAGCTGTGCTCCTGCAGGCCTGGAATGCCGAAGAATGCCGTCTCGCTGCCCAGTGCGACAACAAGCGCATCGTAGGACAGAGTCGTGCCGGTAGACAGCTTCACTTGCTTCTCGTCCGGCTTAATTTCAGCGACTTCGCCGATTTTCAGGTCGATGTCTTTGCCGCGCAGCAGCTTGTCCAGCGGAAGCGCCACATTGCCTTCGGACAGGTTGCCGACGGCAAGACGGTGCAGCTCGGTGATGATTTGGTGCGCGTTGATCCGGTTGACAACCGTAATCTGGGCTTCCTGCGGCGTAAAGTGCGTGCGTGCCGTCGTTGCGGCCAGCAGGCCGCCGTAGCCGCCGCCCAGGATAAGAATATGCTTCGCCATGTTCATCCTCCGTTCACGTTCTATGCAGCCTCCCCGCGGGGAGTGCGCGGGTTAGTTTTGGTTCTTCTGCTTTTCGCCGAGATTGTCCAGGAATGCCTGCGTGAAGCGAAGCGTGCGCTGGACGTTCGGGTCCTTCAGCATGCGCAGCAGGCCGAAGAGGCCTACGCTGGAAGACTCGTGGCTGACTTGGTCGCCGGCTTCGATAGCTGCTTGGGCGACGGTCTTGGTCTTGTCGACGATCGGCTTCACCATCTCGCCGAGTCCGCCTCCGAAGTCGTTGATGAGCACTTTGTCCGTCGCGAGCGACTTGGCTACATCGTAGGATTTGGTCATGAGCGTGACGATTTCGGCCAGCTTCGGAAGATTATCCACAAGTACCGTAAGGGACTCCTGAACTTCCGGCTTCATGAGCTGGTCGAGGATATCGCGCTGCTGTACCGCCGCGGATGGCTCTTGAGTCGCCACCGCTTGAGTTGGTTGGTTTTCGGACATGGAATTACTTCCTCCTTTGCTCTGGAAATGCGGTTCCGTCCCTCGGTTGTCCGCGATTTCTTGCGTCCGCTGCTGTCAACTTCCGCAGGGTCGCGGCCGAGGGCGGGGACGTTGTCATCATGCGCACAGCGAATGGGAGCAGCCTCGTTGCGGAATAATACGATCTCCGGCAAGTCTGAGTTTGTACCAAAATTCACATATCAGTCCAAGCCATGAAAAAGGTCATTGCGCAAAAAAACGGCCGCTTCCAGCCTGGGCACCGAGAAAACGTCGAGTGAGTCAAAGACTACCTTATCGTTGTCGGCCAGGCGGTCGGCACGGAACTTCTACCGATAGTTTACAACTTAACGGCTGCAACTGCAAAAGAAAATTACGGGTACGCTAATATTATGGCGCAATATTGCCTATACATGTCTGAATTACCAACAAGGGCCGGCCGTTGCGCCTTCTCATTCCGCGGAGCATGGGCCGGATCGGATGGAAACTGGGAATCCGGGCCCTAAGGAGCGGCAATCATCCCCATGGGCAAAAAAATCCCCGGGACCGCTCCGCTTACGGAGCTCCCGGGGCTCTGCTTACATCCAGCTGTCGATATCGTCGTCGTCGATATCGTCTTCCGCCGCCGCGGCTTGCCCGGCGACGGGCTCCTCCGCGGCCGGGCTCGGCTCCGGCTGCGGAGCTTCGCCGACGGCTGCCGGCTCCTCCGCCTCCGTTGCCGGCAGCTCATCGGCAGCAGGCGCTTCGGCTTCGATCGCCGCCGCGCTCTCGCGCCGACCGGCGGCGGCTTCCTCGGCTGCCGCCGGCGCGGCCGCCAGGGCGGCTGCCGTGCCGATGCCCGCTCCGCTTCCGGCCACCAAGGTTCCCCTCTCGGACGGAATGAGCAGCTGCAGATTCCGCACGCCATGCTGGCGGATCTCGTTTTCAACCAGATAACGGATCGAATCCATCAGATTGGACTGGCCGTTGATCCAGTCCATCACATCCGGAGATTCGTTCTTTTTCGTTTTCAGGCTGATATTCTCTCCGGGCTGCTTGATCTTCTTCACCCGGCTTCACCCCCTGTACCCTTCTCGCCTATGCCGGCTGCTTAGGACCTTTCGACTTCAGCGCTTCGAAGATCTTGCCGCGCACGAAGGCGTCCAATCCCTCGGCATTCATCGTTACGGCATGCTCGGCCGGTATGTACAGAAGCTTGATCTCGCGCTCCTCGCACAGCTCCTCGAGCATCGGCTGCAGAATCGGCTTCATCAGGACGCTGCCGCCGCCATACACGCAGATGACGTCGATCTCGTTGCGCGCCTTGGTCAGCTGCTTGCGGATGTTCTGCACGATGTGGCGGGCTTGTCCTTCGAGAGGACGGCGCAGCGTCTGGATGGCCCGGCTGTGGTACTTGTGCGCCGGGTTTTTGATGACGTCGCTGAAGAACTGGCGCGGGCTGTCCGGCAGATGCACGAGGCGGTTGAAGTCATCCAGCGCTTCCTCGATCGCATAGCCGGCGCCGTGATGGCTGCCGTGCACGAATTGGCGCAGGAACTTGTTGCCCTCGGTAATCGGATATTCCGTCGATCCGTCGCCGATATCCGTGTGCAGGACACGCTTGTCCTTGAAGTAAGCCCCCGTGAACTTCGCTCCGAGCTCGTACCGGTCCACGAACTCCTGGAAGATATCGCCGGAGCGCCAGTTGCCCTCGCGGTCCTTCTGCAGGGCGAACACGACCGGCGTCGCCTCCGGAATCGCCTTGACGTATTCGAAGTCGATGGATACCGGAACGCGGACCTTGTTCAGGTGAACGGTAACGCGATGGGTTCCTTCCATGAACTTCGCTTCGAACTTGGCCGCCGTCTCGTCGGTATGCTGCGTGACCGGCAGAGCGGTAGCCATGTCGACCGTCGCCTCTACAGGCTCCGTCGGAACGCCCTTCGCTTCGTCATAGGCACGCTGAACCGCTACGGCCGCCACCTGCGCCAACGTGTTGATGATCGGCAGATCCATGTCGCTCTTGTTGTCGATGCCGATCTGCAGGTTCTCCAGCAGCTCGCCGCTCATCAGGGCGAACTTGCCGATATAGTACATCCCGGGGCGCGCCGCGGGCGAATCGATCGTGACGATCAGCTGGTCCTGCAGGTTGCGGATGAAGCTTTCCGGCGGAAGCTCGTCGCTCCATGGAAGCTTGTCCACCCGGCAGCACACGTTCGGCTGGCGGATCATTTTGCCGTCGACGAACAGGTCATGCTCGCTGTTGCCGTTGTCGTTGCCTACTTGAAAATGTACCTTCATCTTGTCTCCTCCTTCGCTCTCCGCAATGCCGCGGAGGCTGTGCTAGCATGGAATGATTCCTTCACCAAAAACGCAGGATTCCCGCCACTCCGAGGCTGATTGACGCTGATGCTCCAAATCAAAATTACGAAGAATTGCCAAAAACAAATGCGGCTGGTGATGGTGATACCCAGTAATATAGTTCGACGCGTCCTGAAGCATTTCCTTCCGTCGTCCAATAATTACCGTTTTCCCGCCTTCCAGGCTCCCGGAGGCTCCCCCATATAAGGCGCCCGCCCTCTTGAAGCCCGTCCTTATCCCAGGCTTACCAAGTATAACCTACCTGCTGTGTCGAAGTAAGGGGAACGATGGCCGTAGGACGGGAATATCCTGGCTTCGCCCTAAGCGAAGAGCTGACGGCGCCGCAGCGTTCCTGGTTCAACTCCTCGCGGGGCAGGTTAAGCCAATACTAACTAAGCCTCACGGGAGGAAATGCAGATGAACAAGCAGCCTGCGCGCAAGCTACATGACGGTACTCTTTACTGGCCTTCGACGCTGGATCGGCGGGATGAGCTGGGGCGGCACCCTTCTTTGTCGGAAAAGCTCGTTACCCGGGTCGCCGTCATCGGCGGCGGAATGACCGGGGCGATCATCGGGGCTTCCCTTGCGGAGGCCGGCATCCCGGCCGTCATCCTGGAGGGCAGGCGCGCCGCCGCGGCGAGCACCGCCGCGAGCACCGGACTGCTTCAGTTTTCCA encodes:
- a CDS encoding amino acid dehydrogenase, with protein sequence MTIFREIIGGGFEQIAFCHDAESGLRAIVAIHNTAAGPSLGGCRYMTYGDEEDALQDALRLARGMTYKNAAYKLPYGGGKAVVWRDPAARLEESGPEASWAQRRAGSTGTAELPGEEYGRRRLFESLGRFIEGLGGRYITGLDLGTCIQDMDAIQTQTSYVTDTSGSIMAQDDFTAEMTAYGVYQGMKAAVGCRLGLPSLYDLKVLVQGLGKVGFRLCRYLYEDGARLIVSDPNDAAELDAVRYYGARRVKPENVYRTKCDVFAPCALGGILNDVTIPRLRCSIVAGAANNQLSMERHGELIEERGILYVPDYILNAGGIIITAGELQGLGRAELQESVKAVAETAREVFHLAEKYGIPPSMAAKRLAEQNLERLKER
- a CDS encoding sporulation protein YjcZ: MSEYVEGAETKVEAVRGGVNSTGIILVLFILLVIISSIFFV
- a CDS encoding YjcZ family sporulation protein, translating into MSYGVGGVGAGCGGVGYGGVWTNTGAILVLFILLVIISRAFLY
- a CDS encoding sporulation protein YjcZ; the protein is MSYGVGGAVGGYGGGFGYSSTGAILVLFILLVIISRAFLY
- a CDS encoding MFS transporter: MKDLIRNGVFMRLFLATVCSQLASTIGAMAFAFYMLDRFSSQPAYASIAEMLYSAPTVFVFLFIGVLADRFDRKKIAENTGWIRTGLSLCMLGALAAGLWLPIIFLILFVRAGVTKFYAPAETAMIQGILKEDQYVKASGLNQSVFGVFMLFGTGIGAFVYHTVGIMGAVIIDTVGFLLTALLIRSLKLPVEVTLPNGKQPLSSLNMRSVWGDFSVGFRYIFSRKLLIALISGFALFGLINGSFAILPMLTMKYHLAPDNYQLYASLFSVFLGIGFLAGSALGSMLIDKFKMHQVLIACVLASGLIALVLGFVASPWIYLTLILVMGIILAPLNIVIGGWLPKLVEPSKMGRVSAWIDPIMMAGQTLMLGLIAWLYPSHFTLLGLYLFIAVLLLLTFVIYIFTLPRFVREEEGAARNDRKGTAVETGL
- a CDS encoding CsbD family protein encodes the protein MADGLSDKMKGAVNKVKGEAKDQWGNATDNHKLQAEGKLDKAKGEVQEKVGEFKDRH
- a CDS encoding NAD(P)/FAD-dependent oxidoreductase, which encodes MAKHILILGGGYGGLLAATTARTHFTPQEAQITVVNRINAHQIITELHRLAVGNLSEGNVALPLDKLLRGKDIDLKIGEVAEIKPDEKQVKLSTGTTLSYDALVVALGSETAFFGIPGLQEHSFTLKSVADANKLKAHVEASVAKYKQSGNKADLTFVVGGGGLTGIELVGEFADMLPGLVKKHGISYDEVSLYCVEAAPTILPGFPAELVERATTSLEKRGVVFKTGLPITEMKGTTVSLKDGSTIESSTVIWTGGVQGTAVVANSGIEVNRGRATVTEGLQSTSHPDVFIAGDSAVVMGPEGRPFPPTAQLAWQMGELIGANMYAYFNGHQLDSFSPVFSGTLGSLGRKDAIGTIGGNQTRLKGLPATLMKEASNIRYLSHINGLFSLAY
- a CDS encoding DUF1641 domain-containing protein; translation: MSENQPTQAVATQEPSAAVQQRDILDQLMKPEVQESLTVLVDNLPKLAEIVTLMTKSYDVAKSLATDKVLINDFGGGLGEMVKPIVDKTKTVAQAAIEAGDQVSHESSSVGLFGLLRMLKDPNVQRTLRFTQAFLDNLGEKQKNQN
- a CDS encoding ParM/StbA family protein — its product is MKVHFQVGNDNGNSEHDLFVDGKMIRQPNVCCRVDKLPWSDELPPESFIRNLQDQLIVTIDSPAARPGMYYIGKFALMSGELLENLQIGIDNKSDMDLPIINTLAQVAAVAVQRAYDEAKGVPTEPVEATVDMATALPVTQHTDETAAKFEAKFMEGTHRVTVHLNKVRVPVSIDFEYVKAIPEATPVVFALQKDREGNWRSGDIFQEFVDRYELGAKFTGAYFKDKRVLHTDIGDGSTEYPITEGNKFLRQFVHGSHHGAGYAIEEALDDFNRLVHLPDSPRQFFSDVIKNPAHKYHSRAIQTLRRPLEGQARHIVQNIRKQLTKARNEIDVICVYGGGSVLMKPILQPMLEELCEEREIKLLYIPAEHAVTMNAEGLDAFVRGKIFEALKSKGPKQPA